Proteins encoded in a region of the Mucilaginibacter sabulilitoris genome:
- a CDS encoding DUF6443 domain-containing protein: MIINHHYKYLLAVWSILLWTLGAVAQTEVTTPMTGTPSAGEYYSTSSITLSPNFSFTATAGNSFHAYIQSIDCQPLNLSLSVNQNYILTSVPLIGGFTSNGSGVNTGSFANRSTCELMQSVTYFDGLGRPLQSIQIKGSPDGRDIVQPVAYDPYGREAIKYLPYAAVSSSSNGSYKGTAMADQSSFYISPSGSTWKAPGVVVIPAVGGTSPTFAQTVFEPSPLNRIIEQGAQGADWQPAAGHTVKQVYTINNINALTDTGNTRLAAMYIATANANGSRSLTRAVGAAGNYPAGQLYVTISKDENWKSGRGGTTEEYKDKEGHVVLKRTFNYTGTTLEILSTYYVYDELGNLAYVLPPGTNPDGTGVPTTVSSLGYSYRYDERNRLTQKKIPGKGWEFTVYNKLDQPVLTQDSTQRTANQWTTTKYDALGRVIITGLWNAGSVIPLATLQGSIYGGIQWDVRNTADNTTGYAITSYPALSKTLTVNYYDDYSSIPNIPGDFVVTGNSAMTRGLLTATRTAVLNTITSATPDYLWTAHYYDDQGRNTVSYQQHDLGGTVSPYNYDVVNTSYNFTNKPDSVRRQHYTKTTAGTAKQLAVTVDNQYRYDHMGRKLSTWEQLTNPGQPAGTRTLISQAEYNEIGQLYKKHLHSTDSVTFRQDITYAYNERGWLLKSTSPLFSEQLYYNTGTNKQYNGNIAYQFWGAGSTLDKNYTYGYDQLNRLTSGNSTLGNNENSITYDNMGNITALKRYGTSSLIDQLSYTYATNSVKLASVNDATTSDAGQKQGTTSYTYDGNGNLKSDNSKGITSITYNLLNLPQVITGKSTTYTYDATGQKLSRVIGTDRTDYIGGIQYENGTISFIQTEEGRALPNGGTNYNYEYTLADHLGNSRVNFDTATGTARLVQTDDYYPFGMDIKSGTIPSVKNNYLYNRKELQENLGLYDYGARFYDPVIARWNTIDPKAEKSRRWSPYNYVVDNPMRYIDPDGMFFDDYKMNKDGDIQLVKKTDDKTDRIVKTDSKGNVKTNSKGEAKTAIGGIEKGILKDGINFQKNSNVIAVGGKGEATVEGVKSFTLQLSEYVGKEIKGFSYSSNGSGNATDMLLGAYQNNNYTTSYGSIGGLIKKYGDSFSFNNVLQDFHTHPDGKLGATESAPELSQDVTGMRSDKPQIPNASFIILYRIPGQTVPAEYDYTHN; encoded by the coding sequence ATGATCATCAATCATCATTATAAATACCTGCTTGCTGTATGGAGTATATTACTCTGGACCTTAGGTGCAGTGGCACAAACAGAGGTAACTACGCCAATGACAGGTACACCCTCGGCAGGAGAATATTATAGCACCAGCAGCATCACGTTAAGTCCGAACTTTAGTTTTACAGCTACAGCGGGGAATAGCTTTCATGCCTATATCCAGAGTATAGATTGTCAGCCGCTGAATCTGAGCCTTAGCGTAAACCAAAATTATATCCTGACCTCGGTACCCCTTATCGGAGGTTTTACCAGTAACGGGTCCGGGGTAAACACGGGAAGCTTCGCAAACCGAAGCACCTGCGAGCTGATGCAGAGCGTAACCTATTTTGACGGTTTGGGACGGCCTTTACAATCCATACAGATCAAAGGCTCCCCGGACGGGCGCGATATCGTGCAGCCTGTGGCGTATGATCCTTACGGTAGGGAAGCTATAAAATATCTCCCCTATGCCGCGGTCTCAAGCAGCAGCAACGGAAGCTATAAGGGAACCGCAATGGCGGACCAGTCCTCGTTTTATATCAGCCCTTCTGGAAGTACCTGGAAGGCACCGGGCGTCGTGGTCATTCCTGCAGTCGGCGGAACTTCGCCGACATTTGCCCAAACGGTCTTTGAACCTTCCCCGCTGAACCGGATAATCGAACAGGGGGCGCAAGGCGCGGACTGGCAGCCTGCCGCAGGTCATACGGTCAAACAGGTATACACGATAAACAATATCAATGCGCTGACGGATACCGGGAACACAAGATTGGCAGCGATGTATATTGCCACAGCTAATGCCAATGGCAGTCGGAGTTTAACAAGGGCTGTGGGAGCTGCGGGTAATTACCCGGCCGGTCAGCTGTATGTAACCATAAGCAAAGATGAGAATTGGAAGAGCGGCCGGGGAGGTACGACGGAAGAATATAAGGATAAGGAAGGGCACGTGGTACTCAAACGTACATTCAACTATACCGGGACGACACTAGAGATCTTGTCGACGTATTATGTATACGATGAATTGGGAAACCTGGCCTATGTGCTTCCTCCGGGAACCAACCCTGACGGAACAGGTGTCCCCACTACAGTGAGTAGCCTGGGTTATAGTTACCGTTATGATGAGCGAAACCGGCTGACACAAAAAAAGATCCCCGGAAAAGGCTGGGAGTTTACAGTCTATAATAAACTGGACCAACCGGTACTCACCCAGGATAGTACCCAAAGAACGGCCAACCAGTGGACAACAACTAAATATGATGCGCTTGGCCGGGTGATCATTACCGGGCTATGGAACGCGGGTTCGGTTATTCCTTTAGCAACTCTGCAGGGCAGCATCTATGGAGGAATTCAGTGGGATGTACGGAATACCGCAGATAATACGACCGGGTATGCCATCACGAGCTATCCCGCACTGAGCAAGACATTGACGGTGAACTATTATGATGACTATAGCAGCATTCCGAATATTCCGGGGGACTTTGTGGTAACGGGGAACAGTGCAATGACACGGGGACTGCTTACAGCGACCAGGACAGCGGTGCTCAATACCATTACCAGCGCGACCCCGGATTATCTCTGGACAGCACATTATTATGACGATCAGGGCCGGAACACCGTATCCTACCAGCAGCATGATTTGGGCGGGACGGTGAGCCCTTATAACTACGACGTGGTCAATACGAGCTATAATTTTACCAATAAGCCGGACAGTGTCCGTCGCCAACATTATACCAAGACTACGGCAGGTACGGCCAAACAATTAGCAGTAACAGTAGATAACCAGTATCGTTATGACCATATGGGCAGGAAATTGAGTACCTGGGAGCAGCTTACTAATCCCGGGCAGCCGGCGGGTACAAGGACACTCATCTCCCAAGCGGAATATAATGAGATCGGCCAATTGTATAAAAAACACCTGCACAGTACGGATAGCGTAACGTTCCGGCAGGATATCACCTATGCGTATAATGAAAGGGGTTGGCTGCTTAAGAGCACGTCGCCTTTATTCTCCGAGCAATTGTATTACAATACCGGAACGAACAAGCAGTATAATGGTAATATTGCCTACCAGTTCTGGGGAGCAGGATCAACGCTGGATAAAAACTACACTTATGGCTATGATCAGCTGAACCGGCTAACTTCAGGGAATTCGACACTGGGTAACAATGAGAACAGTATTACCTATGATAATATGGGTAATATCACAGCGTTGAAGCGGTATGGCACCAGCTCACTGATTGATCAGTTGAGTTATACTTATGCTACAAATAGCGTCAAACTAGCCAGCGTCAATGATGCGACCACGAGCGATGCGGGCCAAAAACAGGGCACGACGAGTTATACCTATGACGGCAACGGTAACCTGAAATCAGACAACAGCAAAGGTATCACCAGTATTACGTATAACCTGCTGAACCTGCCGCAGGTGATCACGGGTAAGAGCACGACGTATACCTACGATGCCACGGGGCAGAAGCTCAGCCGGGTAATCGGCACGGACCGGACCGACTACATAGGGGGCATCCAATATGAAAACGGCACGATCAGCTTTATTCAGACAGAGGAAGGCAGGGCATTGCCGAACGGAGGTACGAACTATAACTATGAATATACGTTAGCCGATCACCTGGGGAATAGTAGGGTGAACTTTGACACTGCCACCGGTACGGCTAGGCTGGTACAAACGGACGATTATTATCCTTTCGGTATGGATATTAAATCGGGTACGATACCAAGCGTGAAAAATAACTATCTTTATAATAGAAAGGAATTGCAGGAAAACTTGGGATTATATGATTATGGGGCGCGGTTCTATGACCCTGTAATTGCGAGGTGGAATACGATTGATCCTAAGGCAGAAAAGTCGAGAAGATGGAGCCCGTATAATTATGTCGTCGATAATCCAATGAGGTATATTGATCCCGATGGAATGTTTTTTGACGATTATAAAATGAATAAGGATGGTGATATTCAATTAGTGAAAAAAACCGATGATAAAACTGATAGAATAGTCAAAACAGACTCCAAGGGTAATGTAAAAACAAATAGTAAAGGCGAGGCAAAGACCGCAATCGGTGGCATTGAAAAAGGCATTTTAAAAGACGGTATTAATTTTCAGAAAAATAGTAATGTAATTGCTGTTGGTGGAAAAGGCGAAGCAACCGTCGAAGGAGTTAAATCTTTTACTTTGCAGCTTTCAGAGTATGTTGGAAAAGAAATTAAAGGATTCTCGTATTCATCTAACGGTTCTGGAAATGCTACAGATATGCTGTTAGGAGCTTATCAAAATAATAACTATACGACATCTTATGGTTCAATT
- a CDS encoding RHS repeat domain-containing protein, with the protein MKFVDVPVSPYTGTADVNIPIYTIHAKGIDIPISLGYHTGGIRLDEEASWVGLGWALNAGGMISRTINDKDDLGGMYFNQPVPQLQGDISDHQPAECAGLQNAGFKYIVNFFDSYNVNFLTGPGNAETGGDFYQPFNSAGPNQPFDLEPDSYSYNVLGMSGKFIIKRDKTIVQEKQDNTRIQIANNGPTDATIYFIITDNKGIKYYFEQTQAVLPTSASGGTPSSWFLTKIVTQQNDVISFNYSGSGFVTTPTLKTQSYRPYLSFGNQYTESSNTGTQYNNVNLQNITYNGGQVTFTSDNVRNDLSGAYKLNAVNIYAKNTTGLKLLKSHNLYYSYFVALGAQGGTTEANRLRLDSIKEVSGSQTIKPYVFSYNFDSQASNVQLTKRSYNMDHWGFYNGAANSVLIPSASVYYNNMVDAPGVVNYSGANRDPSFPSTQTFSLQKITYPTGGSTVMEYEANDYNYRRSLQSGQEFLPQTLVHVDTMITPNASTSGTIDVSKIFPLINPGVQGYNFNITVTFRASNFSTGWSQQDLNTFNKLGFIVNGDQTDLSSAPCSGIGACIVRTRFYQLAIGQVASRTPIPWSFYYDSSAIPPGDIGDAFIRFSYDILKSTPETNPVLPAGGIRIKSLTDYSSDGTVAKKRTWNYHYGDNNELTNGLLMSFPAYVREEIVHVDYGGVAGEFLLHQLVMFGTTNTPLTSGTSGNVVGYSQVTETTIDPSNSVDNGKVVYNYVNIPDSVIAYNKLRFPGMNNVRHSLNGSLLSQLTYRKVGNAYAKVKEINNFYHTANRKSYYSAKYQTNLLANHRGSCDSAIAGVPNAGFAEFYPSIISEKVLQDSTQEITYDNDTTKYIVSSSKMFYDNPAHYQLTRQVTTDSRGNKHVSKVTYPQDYIVSGGLTNNTILDTLIRRNMLAETIEKRDSIFYRGVATGLVDAASFTKYKQLNTGTVVPDKMYKLDVVKPVNDFQGMMVSGNTISQDSRYRQLINFDGYDHVGNVSQYTVTDKPPVSIIWDYKRVSPIAQVSNADSLSVAYTSFEADGMGHWSVASATRVTTNALSGANAYNLGNGSISKSGLTATNNYIVSYWTTNTGPLTIAGTMSGYPVKGATNKGWTYYEHQITGVSTVTVSGTGNIDELRLYPAGGQMTTYTYDPLVGVTSLTDAKNQVSYYEYDGFQRLRDVRDQDGNIVKHVDYHYQGQ; encoded by the coding sequence ATGAAATTTGTAGATGTACCGGTCAGTCCTTACACCGGTACAGCGGACGTAAACATTCCGATTTATACCATTCATGCCAAAGGAATAGATATTCCGATCAGCCTTGGATATCACACGGGAGGTATCAGGCTTGATGAGGAGGCAAGCTGGGTTGGTTTGGGCTGGGCATTGAATGCAGGTGGTATGATCTCCAGGACAATCAATGATAAAGACGACCTCGGCGGCATGTATTTTAATCAACCTGTTCCCCAGCTTCAGGGGGACATTTCAGATCACCAACCGGCAGAGTGTGCAGGACTGCAAAATGCAGGATTTAAGTATATCGTCAATTTTTTCGATAGTTATAACGTTAATTTCTTAACCGGCCCAGGCAATGCTGAAACGGGAGGGGACTTTTACCAACCCTTCAATAGTGCCGGGCCGAATCAACCCTTCGACCTCGAGCCTGATAGCTACAGCTATAATGTTCTCGGAATGAGTGGCAAGTTTATCATCAAAAGAGATAAGACAATTGTCCAGGAAAAGCAGGATAATACCAGGATCCAAATTGCCAATAACGGGCCGACGGATGCAACCATCTATTTTATCATCACCGATAATAAAGGAATTAAGTATTATTTTGAGCAGACGCAGGCGGTTCTGCCGACATCAGCATCTGGGGGGACACCATCCTCCTGGTTCCTTACGAAAATCGTAACCCAACAAAATGATGTGATCAGCTTCAACTATAGCGGTTCGGGCTTTGTCACTACCCCGACCCTCAAAACCCAGAGTTACCGGCCTTATTTATCGTTCGGAAACCAGTATACGGAAAGCAGTAACACCGGTACGCAGTATAATAATGTAAACCTGCAAAACATTACTTACAACGGCGGACAGGTCACTTTTACCTCCGATAACGTCCGAAATGATCTGAGCGGAGCTTATAAATTAAATGCGGTCAACATATACGCCAAAAATACGACAGGCTTAAAACTTTTAAAATCCCACAATTTATATTATTCTTACTTCGTTGCGCTGGGTGCACAAGGTGGAACTACGGAGGCTAACCGGTTACGTCTGGACAGCATTAAGGAAGTGTCCGGCTCCCAGACGATAAAACCTTATGTTTTTTCTTATAATTTTGATAGCCAGGCAAGCAATGTACAGTTGACCAAACGTTCCTATAATATGGATCACTGGGGCTTTTACAATGGTGCTGCAAATTCGGTACTTATTCCATCAGCCTCAGTTTATTATAACAATATGGTAGATGCGCCCGGTGTGGTCAATTACAGCGGTGCCAACCGTGATCCCTCTTTTCCTTCTACGCAAACATTTTCTTTGCAGAAAATCACCTATCCAACGGGTGGAAGCACCGTCATGGAATATGAAGCCAATGATTATAATTACCGCAGGTCACTGCAGTCGGGACAGGAATTTCTGCCGCAGACGCTGGTTCATGTCGATACGATGATAACGCCAAACGCGAGCACTTCGGGAACAATTGATGTCTCCAAAATTTTTCCCTTAATAAATCCAGGGGTACAAGGTTATAATTTTAATATCACTGTTACTTTTCGCGCTTCTAACTTTAGTACTGGATGGTCACAACAAGATTTAAATACCTTCAACAAGCTTGGCTTTATTGTTAATGGTGATCAAACAGACCTTTCTTCTGCTCCCTGTTCGGGTATTGGCGCCTGTATTGTTCGCACACGTTTTTATCAACTAGCGATCGGCCAGGTTGCATCCAGAACACCTATCCCCTGGTCTTTCTATTACGATTCCTCCGCCATACCACCAGGTGATATCGGTGATGCGTTTATCCGTTTTTCGTACGACATTTTAAAAAGCACACCTGAAACAAACCCTGTATTGCCTGCCGGGGGAATACGCATTAAATCATTAACAGACTATTCTTCTGATGGAACTGTCGCCAAGAAACGCACTTGGAATTACCACTATGGCGACAACAACGAATTGACCAATGGCTTGCTGATGTCATTCCCTGCCTATGTCAGAGAAGAAATTGTTCACGTCGATTATGGTGGAGTTGCCGGAGAGTTTTTGCTGCACCAATTGGTGATGTTCGGAACGACAAACACACCACTGACCAGCGGAACTTCTGGCAACGTGGTAGGATACAGTCAGGTAACCGAAACCACCATTGACCCATCAAACAGCGTGGATAATGGCAAAGTGGTTTACAACTACGTGAACATTCCGGATTCAGTTATTGCCTACAATAAGCTGAGGTTTCCGGGAATGAACAATGTGCGTCATAGCCTGAATGGTTCTCTATTGTCTCAACTCACCTACCGAAAAGTGGGAAACGCCTATGCAAAAGTCAAAGAAATCAACAATTTCTATCACACGGCTAACCGGAAGTCCTATTATAGCGCCAAGTATCAGACTAACTTGCTTGCTAATCATAGAGGAAGCTGCGATTCCGCAATTGCAGGGGTTCCAAATGCTGGATTTGCAGAATTTTATCCATCGATCATCTCCGAGAAAGTGTTGCAGGATTCTACCCAGGAGATCACCTACGATAATGATACCACTAAATATATAGTGAGCAGCAGTAAAATGTTTTACGACAACCCGGCGCATTATCAACTAACCCGCCAGGTTACTACGGATAGCAGGGGAAACAAACACGTGAGCAAAGTCACCTATCCGCAGGATTATATCGTTTCAGGAGGGCTGACCAACAATACGATCCTGGATACGCTGATCCGGCGCAATATGCTTGCTGAAACGATCGAAAAACGGGACAGCATCTTTTACCGCGGAGTGGCGACCGGACTTGTTGATGCCGCATCCTTTACCAAGTATAAACAGTTAAACACCGGAACGGTCGTGCCTGATAAAATGTACAAGCTGGATGTTGTCAAACCCGTGAACGACTTTCAGGGGATGATGGTCAGTGGTAATACCATCAGCCAGGACAGCCGTTACCGGCAGCTGATTAATTTTGACGGCTATGATCATGTGGGCAATGTTTCGCAATACACGGTAACGGATAAACCGCCTGTCTCCATTATCTGGGATTATAAAAGAGTGTCCCCCATTGCGCAGGTGAGCAACGCGGATTCCCTGTCGGTGGCCTATACCAGTTTTGAGGCAGATGGTATGGGACACTGGAGCGTGGCATCTGCAACAAGAGTCACCACAAACGCTCTAAGCGGCGCAAACGCCTATAATCTGGGCAACGGTTCCATCAGCAAATCCGGTCTGACGGCAACGAACAACTATATCGTATCCTACTGGACAACAAACACCGGCCCCTTAACTATTGCAGGAACCATGAGCGGTTACCCGGTAAAAGGAGCTACGAATAAAGGCTGGACCTACTATGAACACCAAATAACCGGAGTTTCTACGGTTACAGTGTCGGGAACCGGCAATATTGACGAGCTTAGGTTGTATCCGGCAGGCGGACAGATGACGACCTATACTTATGACCCGTTAGTCGGAGTGACAAGTTTAACCGATGCAAAAAACCAGGTCAGCTACTATGAGTATGATGGTTTCCAGCGATTGCGTGATGTAAGGGACCAGGATGGGAACATCGTGAAACATGTAGACTATCATTACCAGGGACAATAA